In Dyadobacter sp. NIV53, a single window of DNA contains:
- a CDS encoding DNA alkylation repair protein encodes MGSPLKNLYSLPFYDRLANTLSRTVPTFDKQKFISGIFTKDFENKELKERMKHTSAVLHSFLPDYYPDAVNLIEVIINRLREDGFGESLEMMFFPDYIETYGLDDYENSVKALEFITQFVSCEFAVRPFILKYGIRMISQMQVWSLHKSHKVRRLASEGSRPRLPWAMAIPELKKNPAPILPILENLKSDPSESVRRSVANSINDIAKDHPMIVIEIAAKWKGISKETDAIIKHGSRTLLKQGHADILKHYGLQSDNLLVTGFIILTPEVSIGRSLEFSFTVKNNQDEKQVVRLEYAVYYQKANGLLAKKVFKISERIFSPQEFCTINRKQSFRLITTRTFYPGQHQLSIIVNGEEKTIDNFSLK; translated from the coding sequence TTCTCTACCATTTTACGACCGCCTGGCCAATACCTTGTCTCGAACGGTTCCAACATTTGATAAGCAAAAATTCATTTCCGGAATTTTTACAAAAGATTTTGAAAACAAAGAGTTGAAAGAACGAATGAAACACACTTCCGCAGTGCTTCATTCATTCTTGCCGGATTATTATCCTGATGCAGTTAATTTGATAGAAGTCATCATCAATAGACTACGGGAAGACGGTTTTGGAGAAAGCCTGGAAATGATGTTTTTTCCGGATTACATCGAAACATATGGTCTTGATGACTATGAAAATTCAGTAAAAGCACTGGAATTTATCACACAATTTGTAAGCTGCGAATTTGCAGTAAGGCCTTTTATCTTAAAATATGGAATCCGAATGATCAGCCAAATGCAAGTCTGGTCATTACATAAAAGCCATAAAGTGAGAAGGTTGGCAAGTGAAGGTTCCAGGCCTCGTTTACCCTGGGCAATGGCTATTCCTGAGTTAAAAAAGAATCCTGCTCCAATTTTACCAATTCTGGAAAACCTAAAATCTGATCCATCGGAATCCGTTCGCCGTAGCGTGGCCAACAGTATCAACGATATTGCCAAAGACCATCCGATGATTGTTATTGAAATTGCAGCTAAATGGAAAGGGATTAGTAAAGAAACAGATGCCATTATTAAACACGGATCCCGAACACTTTTAAAACAAGGACATGCGGACATATTAAAACATTACGGCCTGCAAAGCGACAATCTCCTTGTGACCGGTTTTATCATTCTAACACCAGAGGTAAGTATTGGCAGGAGCCTGGAATTTTCCTTTACGGTCAAAAATAATCAGGATGAAAAACAGGTTGTACGGCTGGAATATGCGGTTTATTATCAAAAAGCCAATGGCCTGCTTGCCAAAAAAGTATTCAAGATCAGCGAGAGGATTTTTTCGCCACAAGAATTTTGCACAATCAATCGCAAACAAAGTTTCCGGTTGATTACTACGCGAACATTTTATCCTGGTCAGCACCAGCTGTCAATCATCGTCAATGGCGAAGAAAAAACTATCGACAATTTTTCTCTGAAATAA
- a CDS encoding S1C family serine protease — MDTFSSMIIEAVEKTKNAVVKIDVYKTEKGKLRPSGSGSGFIFSSDGFVFTNCHVVDGAEKIMVSLLNENEIEATLVGKDPDTDIAILKIYTQGYSVAKLGDASQLQIGQFVIAIGNPYGYQHTVTTGVVSALGRSLQTQSGRFVDNVIQSDAALNPGNSGGPMINTDGEVIGVNTAVIQGAQGLSFSVDINTAKEIARQLIKDGKVFKAYLGLQLQDVQVNEKIRQHYKIPNRRGIFITHIEANSPASRSQLQEGDIIISFNDKTVNTSNELFKELTHKEVLSIVNISVIRHTELLNFIVVPVEKK, encoded by the coding sequence ATGGATACTTTTTCAAGCATGATCATTGAGGCTGTTGAAAAAACTAAAAACGCAGTCGTGAAAATAGATGTTTATAAAACCGAAAAAGGCAAGCTGCGTCCATCCGGCTCCGGTTCAGGTTTTATATTTTCTTCTGATGGTTTTGTCTTCACTAATTGTCACGTTGTTGACGGTGCGGAGAAAATTATGGTAAGCCTACTGAACGAAAACGAAATAGAGGCAACATTGGTAGGCAAAGATCCGGATACAGATATCGCCATTCTTAAAATATATACGCAGGGATATTCAGTTGCGAAACTTGGCGATGCAAGCCAATTGCAGATTGGCCAGTTTGTGATTGCCATTGGTAATCCTTATGGTTATCAGCATACTGTTACAACAGGTGTTGTAAGTGCGCTCGGCCGCTCTTTACAAACACAATCAGGCCGATTTGTAGATAATGTGATCCAATCCGATGCGGCATTAAATCCTGGAAATTCAGGTGGTCCTATGATCAACACAGACGGAGAGGTGATTGGTGTTAATACTGCCGTGATCCAGGGTGCACAGGGATTGAGTTTTTCGGTTGATATTAACACTGCGAAAGAAATTGCCAGACAGTTGATTAAAGACGGGAAAGTTTTTAAGGCGTATCTGGGTTTACAATTACAGGATGTGCAGGTAAATGAAAAGATTCGGCAGCATTATAAAATTCCGAATCGCAGGGGCATTTTTATTACGCACATTGAAGCAAATTCACCTGCATCGCGCTCACAGCTTCAGGAAGGTGATATTATTATCTCGTTCAATGACAAAACGGTAAATACCAGTAATGAGCTGTTTAAGGAGCTGACACACAAAGAGGTACTTTCAATTGTAAACATTTCAGTGATCCGGCATACTGAACTACTGAATTTCATTGTTGTTCCGGTAGAGAAAAAGTAA
- a CDS encoding YegP family protein — protein sequence MANFQIFKSDKSTAYYYRLRATGNQEIILESEGYATKYAALQGIDTARGNARFDQSYELKEGIYYTFLLKAGNGETVGRSKKYLSVADRDNAMVLVKQEAPNAIIEDLT from the coding sequence ATGGCAAATTTTCAGATTTTTAAAAGTGACAAAAGCACCGCGTATTATTATCGTTTAAGGGCAACCGGAAATCAGGAAATCATATTAGAATCAGAAGGTTACGCAACCAAATACGCTGCTTTGCAAGGAATAGATACCGCCAGAGGGAACGCCAGATTTGATCAGAGCTATGAACTTAAAGAAGGTATTTATTATACTTTTTTGTTGAAAGCCGGAAATGGAGAAACAGTTGGAAGAAGTAAAAAATACTTGTCCGTAGCTGACAGGGACAACGCAATGGTGCTTGTAAAACAGGAAGCTCCAAATGCAATAATTGAAGACCTGACTTAA
- a CDS encoding isoprenylcysteine carboxylmethyltransferase family protein — MFGEKYYLIPIILGLFVTFSGEIIRGITIGLAYIIRGGRDKKVYAERLVTEGIFNHCRNPLYVGNILMLLGVGILSNSLFYIAIVIPAFLFIYQAIVLAEENFLRNKFGVQFDQYCQRVNRWMISFKGISATMNGMEFNYKRWILKEYNTLLVWLIGITAILLFKYPELTPENDIEITLFIAIVIVLGVVYGYVRYLKKSGKMSDAIA, encoded by the coding sequence GTGTTTGGAGAAAAATATTATTTAATTCCAATAATACTAGGCCTGTTTGTTACTTTTTCGGGAGAGATAATACGTGGTATTACAATTGGACTGGCTTATATTATCCGTGGCGGCCGCGACAAAAAGGTTTATGCTGAAAGGCTGGTGACGGAAGGTATTTTTAATCATTGCCGTAATCCATTGTATGTTGGTAATATTCTTATGCTGCTTGGTGTCGGTATACTTTCCAATTCGTTGTTCTATATCGCGATAGTAATACCGGCTTTCCTCTTTATATACCAGGCTATAGTTCTGGCAGAAGAAAATTTCCTTCGCAATAAATTCGGAGTACAGTTTGATCAGTATTGCCAGCGTGTCAACCGTTGGATGATTAGCTTTAAAGGAATATCTGCTACTATGAACGGCATGGAGTTCAATTACAAAAGGTGGATATTAAAAGAGTATAACACACTGCTGGTCTGGCTGATCGGTATCACTGCGATTCTTCTTTTTAAATATCCCGAACTTACTCCTGAAAATGACATTGAAATAACGCTGTTTATAGCAATTGTTATTGTTTTAGGTGTGGTTTACGGCTATGTGAGATATCTTAAAAAATCTGGAAAAATGAGTGATGCTATTGCCTGA
- the cmoA gene encoding carboxy-S-adenosyl-L-methionine synthase CmoA: MMDKEKIEHDTVFKEEITKVSDFKFGTTVVKVFDDMVSRSVPFYNETQRMLAEIAADHAKEGSFVYDLGCSTGTTMIEVDKLITNDIRFIGIDESIEMLNKCDAKLKESNFVRPYDLIVGDLHEELPIENASVVILCLTLQFVRPLYRERLLKNIYAGLNPGGVLLLVEKVLAENSIFNRDFINYYYNYKRRNHYSEMEISQKREALENVLIPYKLSENLLLLKEAGFIYCETFFKWYNFSGMIAYKKS, encoded by the coding sequence ATGATGGATAAAGAAAAAATTGAGCACGATACCGTGTTTAAGGAAGAAATTACCAAGGTTTCTGATTTTAAATTCGGGACAACAGTAGTAAAAGTTTTTGATGACATGGTAAGCAGATCCGTTCCGTTTTATAACGAAACACAACGTATGCTCGCCGAAATTGCAGCTGACCATGCTAAGGAAGGATCATTTGTATACGATCTCGGCTGCTCAACCGGGACTACTATGATTGAAGTCGACAAATTAATTACAAATGACATTCGTTTTATCGGAATAGACGAGTCTATTGAAATGCTTAATAAATGTGACGCCAAGCTTAAAGAAAGTAATTTTGTCCGCCCTTACGATCTGATCGTCGGCGATTTACATGAAGAACTGCCCATTGAAAATGCATCTGTTGTAATCCTTTGCCTCACATTGCAATTTGTCCGCCCGCTTTATCGTGAGCGCCTGCTTAAGAATATTTATGCCGGACTTAACCCTGGCGGTGTATTATTACTGGTAGAAAAAGTGCTGGCAGAAAACAGTATCTTCAACAGGGATTTTATCAATTATTATTACAATTATAAGCGCCGCAATCATTACAGTGAAATGGAAATTTCTCAGAAAAGAGAAGCACTGGAAAATGTTTTGATTCCTTATAAATTATCGGAAAACCTGCTTTTGCTTAAAGAAGCTGGATTTATTTACTGCGAAACGTTTTTCAAATGGTATAATTTTTCAGGAATGATAGCTTATAAAAAATCATGA
- a CDS encoding sterol desaturase family protein, with product MAKNFVSNSRESSRMFKSNFLESLSKVHFTVPLIIFLPVIGYFSWKALMPGQISWILFLAYYTSGLFIWTLTEYVMHRFVFHFTPKGKLMERIHFIFHGVHHDYPNDANRLVMPPSVSIPLATGFYFLFASVMGEFVVAAFFSGFISGYLIYDMTHYALHHANFKNNFWKNLKKHHMTHHYSESNKGYGVSSNFWDKIFGSDFADK from the coding sequence ATGGCAAAGAATTTTGTTTCTAACTCACGGGAATCCTCACGTATGTTCAAAAGCAATTTTCTGGAATCCCTCTCCAAAGTACATTTTACAGTACCACTCATTATTTTTCTTCCGGTTATCGGATATTTTTCCTGGAAAGCACTTATGCCCGGACAAATATCCTGGATTCTTTTTCTGGCATATTATACCTCCGGGCTTTTTATCTGGACACTTACAGAATATGTGATGCACCGCTTCGTATTCCATTTTACGCCAAAAGGCAAATTAATGGAACGCATCCACTTCATTTTTCATGGTGTTCACCATGATTATCCCAATGATGCCAACCGGTTGGTAATGCCGCCATCCGTCAGCATTCCGCTTGCAACCGGATTTTATTTTCTGTTTGCTTCCGTGATGGGTGAATTTGTTGTTGCAGCTTTTTTCTCGGGTTTTATTTCAGGCTACCTGATCTATGATATGACGCATTACGCTTTGCATCATGCCAATTTCAAAAATAATTTCTGGAAAAATCTCAAAAAACATCACATGACCCACCATTATTCTGAAAGTAACAAGGGATATGGTGTGAGTTCCAATTTTTGGGATAAAATCTTCGGTTCTGACTTTGCTGACAAGTAA
- a CDS encoding DUF4833 domain-containing protein yields MNVLLKYVLGIIVVVPFLFSFKGFDNKNLKSGEMVVTGNLSDPDTFPVPTSADVKGLLFYIQRDPNSNTIVYQLNVDENGKLIDKQPVHSFWIRYPEGGIRRDLNYLQRKFAYGINSKATGNGNYELRSVAYSKLPLYLRKDVKNQYHVYADINSKKCVLNRVFIRIDGGSFWSPNVLYIELKGIEITTGKTIVQRIKPT; encoded by the coding sequence ATGAATGTTCTTTTGAAGTATGTTTTAGGCATAATAGTTGTGGTTCCGTTTCTTTTTTCTTTCAAAGGTTTTGATAATAAAAACCTGAAAAGCGGAGAAATGGTTGTAACAGGAAACCTGAGTGATCCCGATACTTTTCCTGTTCCAACTTCGGCGGATGTGAAAGGATTGTTATTTTATATCCAGCGCGATCCTAATTCCAATACGATAGTTTATCAGCTGAATGTAGATGAAAATGGAAAATTAATTGACAAACAGCCTGTTCATTCTTTCTGGATACGTTATCCGGAAGGTGGCATACGCCGGGACCTGAATTATCTTCAGCGCAAATTTGCTTACGGTATCAATTCCAAAGCAACCGGAAACGGAAATTACGAGCTGCGTTCTGTTGCATATTCCAAGCTTCCTCTGTATTTGCGCAAGGACGTTAAAAACCAATATCATGTTTATGCGGACATTAACAGTAAAAAATGTGTATTAAACCGGGTATTTATCCGGATCGACGGAGGTTCTTTCTGGTCTCCTAACGTTCTTTATATTGAATTAAAAGGAATAGAAATTACCACAGGAAAAACGATTGTTCAACGTATCAAACCAACTTGA
- a CDS encoding PfkB family carbohydrate kinase, translating to MYDICTIGHITLDKVVTSQSVKFMPGGTSFYFSKAIQHFDLNYILVTALGSEENYIVEGLRESNIAVHALPSDFTVHFENIYSHNQDHRDQNVLHTAAPFGVGQMPELDAKIYHLGPLLSDDISLELIKHLASKGEVSLDIQGFLRYVKDKKVYYTDWADKKEALPYITYLKANEFEMHAVTGLTDVQEGAKYLAEMGVREVIITLGSKGSVIYTNGHFHEIPAYKPEAIVDATGCGDTYMAGYLLQKVKGLSIQEAGEFGAAMATLKIATSGPFSGYPELVKNVINQGTYTQDISTVFEK from the coding sequence ATGTACGATATCTGCACAATAGGGCATATTACTTTGGATAAGGTAGTAACGTCCCAATCGGTAAAATTTATGCCCGGCGGCACTTCCTTTTATTTTTCAAAAGCGATTCAGCACTTTGACCTGAATTATATCCTGGTTACGGCGTTGGGTAGCGAAGAAAATTACATTGTAGAAGGGCTCAGGGAGTCAAACATTGCCGTACATGCTTTGCCAAGTGATTTTACGGTTCATTTTGAAAACATTTACAGTCATAACCAGGACCATCGCGATCAGAATGTACTGCACACTGCGGCACCTTTCGGCGTAGGGCAAATGCCGGAACTGGACGCCAAAATATATCACCTCGGCCCATTGTTATCAGACGATATTTCATTGGAACTTATCAAACATCTGGCGTCAAAAGGAGAAGTTTCATTGGATATTCAGGGGTTTCTGAGATATGTAAAAGACAAAAAAGTATATTACACAGACTGGGCAGATAAAAAAGAGGCACTTCCTTACATTACTTACTTAAAAGCCAACGAATTTGAAATGCATGCAGTTACCGGCCTGACTGATGTGCAGGAAGGTGCAAAATATCTGGCAGAAATGGGTGTGCGGGAAGTGATAATTACGCTTGGCAGTAAAGGGTCGGTCATTTACACAAACGGTCATTTCCATGAAATTCCGGCTTATAAACCTGAGGCAATTGTAGATGCGACCGGATGCGGTGACACCTATATGGCTGGTTATTTGTTGCAGAAGGTAAAAGGATTGTCCATTCAGGAAGCCGGTGAGTTTGGCGCAGCTATGGCAACTCTAAAGATTGCAACGTCGGGGCCATTTTCAGGATATCCTGAGCTGGTTAAAAATGTAATAAATCAGGGTACTTATACCCAGGACATCAGTACAGTATTCGAAAAATAA